The following proteins are co-located in the Vigna angularis cultivar LongXiaoDou No.4 chromosome 2, ASM1680809v1, whole genome shotgun sequence genome:
- the LOC108328276 gene encoding LOW QUALITY PROTEIN: uncharacterized protein LOC108328276 (The sequence of the model RefSeq protein was modified relative to this genomic sequence to represent the inferred CDS: deleted 1 base in 1 codon): MEGRMALLFLFVLAAAWACDARELAKRDQLSKLSIKPDVCALCEEYTAKALDYLNENKTQQEIIGILHNTCHQLPPFNQQCITLVDFYAPLFFLEISSIQPEEFCHKIHICHVISYISSQVQEDSCGFFKDAVSTLLTKLKDSDTKLDIIETAVKVCNSVEKYANKCTRMVLEYGPLVFDSAEKFLENTDMCTAIYALKSLTMAGQQAFLL, encoded by the exons ATGGAGGGGAGAATGGCACTCTTGTTTCTTTTTGTATTGGCTGCTGCCTGGGCTTGTGATGCAAGAGAACTGGCTAAACGTGATCAATTGAGCA AGCTAAGCATAAAACCAGATGTGTGTGCACTTTGTGAGGAATACACTGCCAAGGCACTTGATTATCTAAATGAAAACAAGACTCAGCAAGAGATCATTGGTATTCTCCACAACACTTGCCACCAGCTTCCCCCTTTTAATCAGCAG TGCATTACTTTGGTGGACTTTTATGCTCCTCTTTTCTTCTTAGAAATATCTTCAATTCAGCCTGAAGAGTTCTGCCACAAGATCCATATCTGTCATGTCATTTCATATATTTCCTCACAAGTTCAAGAAGATAGCTGCGGCTTTTTCAAAGATGCTGTTTCAACTTTATTGACTAAGTTGAAAGATAGTGATACCAAG CTAGATATAATTGAGACAGCAGTGAAGGTATGCAACTCAGTGGAGAAGTATGCAAATAAG TGCACAAGAATGGTTTTGGAGTATGGACCCTTGGTTTTTGACAGTGCAGAGAAATTCCTGGAAAACACAGATATGTGCACTGCAATCTATGCCCTT AAATCTTTAACGATGGCTGGCCAACAAGCCTTTCTTCTTTAA
- the LOC108327954 gene encoding uncharacterized protein LOC108327954 — protein sequence MEGRMGLLFLVVLGAAWACDAREVANLDQMKIYTANTEPKANLDMCSLCEEYTTKALEYIKQNKTDQEIIDTLHNTCSQLHSFKQKCIDLVDYYTPIFLSEVASLKPREFCHEINICQLVEHVSLQVQEDACGFCEETVSTLLDKLKDSDTKLEIIETLLKLCNSVEKYANTCKKLVFDYGPLVFDNAEKFLENVDFCTVIHACKSSAVASEQAFLSDS from the exons ATGGAAGGAAGGATGGGACTCTTGTTTCTTGTTGTATTGGGTGCTGCTTGGGCTTGTGATGCAAGAGAAGTGGCCAACCTTGatcaaatgaaaatttatactGCAAACACTG AACCAAAAGCAAACCTGGATATGTGTTCACTTTGTGAGGAATATACTACCAAGGCACTTGAATATATAAAGCAAAACAAGACCGATCAAGAGATCATTGATACCCTGCACAACACATGCAGCCAGCTTCACTCTTTCAAGCAGAAG TGCATTGATTTGGTGGACTATTATACTCCTATTTTCCTCTCGGAAGTAGCTTCACTCAAGCCTAGAGAATTCTGCCACGAGATCAATATCTGCCAGCTCGTTGAACATGTTTCCTTGCAAGTTCAAGAAGATGCCTGTGGGTTTTGCGAAGAAACTGTTTCAACTCTGTTGGATAAGTTGAAAGATAGTGACACTAAG CTAGAGATAATTGAGACATTACTGAAGTTGTGCAATTCAGTGGAGAAGTATGCAAATACG TGCAAGAAATTGGTTTTTGATTATGGACCCTTGGTTTTTGACAATGCTGAGAAATTCCTGGAGAATGTAGATTTCTGCACTGTAATACATGCCTGCAAATCTTCAGCAGTAGCTAGCGAGCAAGCTTTTCTTTCAGACTCTTAA
- the LOC108327818 gene encoding WEB family protein At2g38370 isoform X1 — MEMGGADVAETTTNQGERSSEKKSLRTEVDTSAPFESVKDAVTMFGGIGYWKPLHSKISTCVPSHSEQQHSAELSTETLEEQASGLEKELILKERETLDVLKELESTKKLVEELKSKIQKEQSEVNLNLQLGECDRKSVVEENEEKENQMSQLNVLQPSRQGFASHLPSVPGLILQELKQAKLNLTRTTVDLADVRTSVESLNKKLEKERISLEKTRERLAQNTSKISSLEEELNHTRLRLQIAKGAEIKDASDDPSVITRELQRLSSEAENFKIMGESAKAEVLRTMSEIEQTKTMIRTAEIRLVAARKMKEAARAAEAFALVEINALSNHENESLPGNQITLSFEEYTALTCKAHDAEEQSRKRVANAMLEVDETNLSNMDILKRVEEATEEVKTSKKALEEALERVEAANRDKVEVEEALRNWRSEGHKRRSIQNPTKFKTSCSSHHWRDPRLLDVNGLNLVNDEAKPVLKSTLSIGQILSRKLLQPQECEAGERISMKQNVSLGQMLGKQNIDPPIDRQIEKGTSRKLFSTKRNKFGFARFSHILSKQQKNKKKPTLNLR; from the exons ATGGAAATGGGAGGTGCTGACGTAGCCGAAACGACGACGAATCAAGGCGAACGGAGTTCGGAGAAGAAGAGTTTGAGAACGGAGGTTGATACTTCAGCACCCTTTGAATCGGTGAAAGATGCGGTCACAATGTTTGGGGGTATTGGTTACTGGAAACCCCTTCACAGTAAGATCAGTACGTGTGTGCCTTCTCATTCAGAG CAGCAGCACTCAGCAGAGCTCAGCACTGAAACACTGGAGGAGCAGGCTTCAGGATTGGAGAAAGAACTGATCTTGAAAGAAAGGGAAACTCTTGATGTGTTGAAAGAATTGGAAAGTACCAAAAAGCTTGTTGAAGAATTGAAATCAAAGATACAGAAGGAACAGTCTGAAGTGAACTTGAATCTTCAGCTTGGCGAATGTGATAGAAAATCAGTTGTTGAAGAgaatgaagaaaaggaaaaccagATGAGTCAATTGAATGTTCTTCAACCTTCCAGACAAGGTTTTGCTTCCCATCTTCCATCTGTGCCGGGTTTAATATTACAGGAATTGAAGCAGGCCAAGTTGAATTTAACCAGAACTACTGTTGATCTCGCTGATGTCCGAACTTCTGTAGAATCGCTCAATAAGAAGTTAGAGAAGGAAAGAATCTCACTTGAGAAAACACGTGAGAGGTTAGCTCAAAATACTTCAAAAATATCTTCTCTTGAGGAAGAGCTAAACCATACCAGATTAAGGCTGCAAATAGCAAAAGGGGCTGAAATTAAAGATGCTTCAGATGATCCTTCGGTTATTACTAGAGAGCTCCAGCGATTGAGTTCTGAGGCCgagaatttcaaaataatggGAGAATCTGCAAAAGCAGAAGTTCTGAGAACCATGTCCGAGATTGAACAGACAAAAACCATGATAAGAACTGCTGAAATCAGATTGGTTGCAGccagaaaaatgaaagaagctGCTAGAGCTGCAGAAGCTTTTGCCCTTGTAGAAATTAACGCATTATCTAATCATGAAAATGAGAGTTTACCTGGAAATCAGATTACTCTTTCATTTGAAGAGTATACCGCTCTGACATGCAAAGCCCATGATGCAGAGGAACAATCTAGGAAGAGAGTTGCAAATGCAATGCTTGAAGTTGATGAAACAAATTTGTCAAACATGGACATTTTGAAAAGGGTAGAAGAAGCTACAGAGGAAGTTAAAACCAGCAAGAAGGCCCTAGAAGAAGCTCTGGAAAGGGTAGAAGCTGCAAATAGAGACAAGGTAGAGGTTGAAGAGGCTTTAAGGAATTGGCGCTCGGAGGGTCACAAAAGACGCTCTATACAAAACCCCACCAAGTTCAAAACCTCTTGTTCCTCTCATCATTGGAGAGATCCTCGGTTACTAGATGTTAATGGATTAAATCTGGTAAATGATGAAGCAAAGCCCGTTCTAAAGTCAACCCTATCAATAGGACAAATACTTAGCAGAAAGCTGCTTCAACCACAAGAGTGTGAAGCTGGAGAAAGAATCTCAATGAAACAGAATGTGTCTCTGGGTCAGATGCTTGGTAAACAAAACATTGATCCACCAATTGACAGACAAATTGAGAAAGGAACTAGCCGTAAGCTGTTTTCTACCAAGAGAAATAAATTTGGATTTGCACGTTTCTCTCATATTTTGTCAAAACAgcagaagaataagaagaagcCAACCCTGAATTTGAGGTGA
- the LOC108327818 gene encoding WEB family protein At2g38370 isoform X2, with product MEMGGADVAETTTNQGERSSEKKSLRTEVDTSAPFESVKDAVTMFGGIGYWKPLHSKISTCVPSHSEQHSAELSTETLEEQASGLEKELILKERETLDVLKELESTKKLVEELKSKIQKEQSEVNLNLQLGECDRKSVVEENEEKENQMSQLNVLQPSRQGFASHLPSVPGLILQELKQAKLNLTRTTVDLADVRTSVESLNKKLEKERISLEKTRERLAQNTSKISSLEEELNHTRLRLQIAKGAEIKDASDDPSVITRELQRLSSEAENFKIMGESAKAEVLRTMSEIEQTKTMIRTAEIRLVAARKMKEAARAAEAFALVEINALSNHENESLPGNQITLSFEEYTALTCKAHDAEEQSRKRVANAMLEVDETNLSNMDILKRVEEATEEVKTSKKALEEALERVEAANRDKVEVEEALRNWRSEGHKRRSIQNPTKFKTSCSSHHWRDPRLLDVNGLNLVNDEAKPVLKSTLSIGQILSRKLLQPQECEAGERISMKQNVSLGQMLGKQNIDPPIDRQIEKGTSRKLFSTKRNKFGFARFSHILSKQQKNKKKPTLNLR from the exons ATGGAAATGGGAGGTGCTGACGTAGCCGAAACGACGACGAATCAAGGCGAACGGAGTTCGGAGAAGAAGAGTTTGAGAACGGAGGTTGATACTTCAGCACCCTTTGAATCGGTGAAAGATGCGGTCACAATGTTTGGGGGTATTGGTTACTGGAAACCCCTTCACAGTAAGATCAGTACGTGTGTGCCTTCTCATTCAGAG CAGCACTCAGCAGAGCTCAGCACTGAAACACTGGAGGAGCAGGCTTCAGGATTGGAGAAAGAACTGATCTTGAAAGAAAGGGAAACTCTTGATGTGTTGAAAGAATTGGAAAGTACCAAAAAGCTTGTTGAAGAATTGAAATCAAAGATACAGAAGGAACAGTCTGAAGTGAACTTGAATCTTCAGCTTGGCGAATGTGATAGAAAATCAGTTGTTGAAGAgaatgaagaaaaggaaaaccagATGAGTCAATTGAATGTTCTTCAACCTTCCAGACAAGGTTTTGCTTCCCATCTTCCATCTGTGCCGGGTTTAATATTACAGGAATTGAAGCAGGCCAAGTTGAATTTAACCAGAACTACTGTTGATCTCGCTGATGTCCGAACTTCTGTAGAATCGCTCAATAAGAAGTTAGAGAAGGAAAGAATCTCACTTGAGAAAACACGTGAGAGGTTAGCTCAAAATACTTCAAAAATATCTTCTCTTGAGGAAGAGCTAAACCATACCAGATTAAGGCTGCAAATAGCAAAAGGGGCTGAAATTAAAGATGCTTCAGATGATCCTTCGGTTATTACTAGAGAGCTCCAGCGATTGAGTTCTGAGGCCgagaatttcaaaataatggGAGAATCTGCAAAAGCAGAAGTTCTGAGAACCATGTCCGAGATTGAACAGACAAAAACCATGATAAGAACTGCTGAAATCAGATTGGTTGCAGccagaaaaatgaaagaagctGCTAGAGCTGCAGAAGCTTTTGCCCTTGTAGAAATTAACGCATTATCTAATCATGAAAATGAGAGTTTACCTGGAAATCAGATTACTCTTTCATTTGAAGAGTATACCGCTCTGACATGCAAAGCCCATGATGCAGAGGAACAATCTAGGAAGAGAGTTGCAAATGCAATGCTTGAAGTTGATGAAACAAATTTGTCAAACATGGACATTTTGAAAAGGGTAGAAGAAGCTACAGAGGAAGTTAAAACCAGCAAGAAGGCCCTAGAAGAAGCTCTGGAAAGGGTAGAAGCTGCAAATAGAGACAAGGTAGAGGTTGAAGAGGCTTTAAGGAATTGGCGCTCGGAGGGTCACAAAAGACGCTCTATACAAAACCCCACCAAGTTCAAAACCTCTTGTTCCTCTCATCATTGGAGAGATCCTCGGTTACTAGATGTTAATGGATTAAATCTGGTAAATGATGAAGCAAAGCCCGTTCTAAAGTCAACCCTATCAATAGGACAAATACTTAGCAGAAAGCTGCTTCAACCACAAGAGTGTGAAGCTGGAGAAAGAATCTCAATGAAACAGAATGTGTCTCTGGGTCAGATGCTTGGTAAACAAAACATTGATCCACCAATTGACAGACAAATTGAGAAAGGAACTAGCCGTAAGCTGTTTTCTACCAAGAGAAATAAATTTGGATTTGCACGTTTCTCTCATATTTTGTCAAAACAgcagaagaataagaagaagcCAACCCTGAATTTGAGGTGA
- the LOC108327818 gene encoding WEB family protein At2g38370 isoform X3: protein MEMGGADVAETTTNQGERSSEKKSLRTEVDTSAPFESVKDAVTMFGGIGYWKPLHSKISTCVPSHSEHSAELSTETLEEQASGLEKELILKERETLDVLKELESTKKLVEELKSKIQKEQSEVNLNLQLGECDRKSVVEENEEKENQMSQLNVLQPSRQGFASHLPSVPGLILQELKQAKLNLTRTTVDLADVRTSVESLNKKLEKERISLEKTRERLAQNTSKISSLEEELNHTRLRLQIAKGAEIKDASDDPSVITRELQRLSSEAENFKIMGESAKAEVLRTMSEIEQTKTMIRTAEIRLVAARKMKEAARAAEAFALVEINALSNHENESLPGNQITLSFEEYTALTCKAHDAEEQSRKRVANAMLEVDETNLSNMDILKRVEEATEEVKTSKKALEEALERVEAANRDKVEVEEALRNWRSEGHKRRSIQNPTKFKTSCSSHHWRDPRLLDVNGLNLVNDEAKPVLKSTLSIGQILSRKLLQPQECEAGERISMKQNVSLGQMLGKQNIDPPIDRQIEKGTSRKLFSTKRNKFGFARFSHILSKQQKNKKKPTLNLR from the exons ATGGAAATGGGAGGTGCTGACGTAGCCGAAACGACGACGAATCAAGGCGAACGGAGTTCGGAGAAGAAGAGTTTGAGAACGGAGGTTGATACTTCAGCACCCTTTGAATCGGTGAAAGATGCGGTCACAATGTTTGGGGGTATTGGTTACTGGAAACCCCTTCACAGTAAGATCAGTACGTGTGTGCCTTCTCATTCAGAG CACTCAGCAGAGCTCAGCACTGAAACACTGGAGGAGCAGGCTTCAGGATTGGAGAAAGAACTGATCTTGAAAGAAAGGGAAACTCTTGATGTGTTGAAAGAATTGGAAAGTACCAAAAAGCTTGTTGAAGAATTGAAATCAAAGATACAGAAGGAACAGTCTGAAGTGAACTTGAATCTTCAGCTTGGCGAATGTGATAGAAAATCAGTTGTTGAAGAgaatgaagaaaaggaaaaccagATGAGTCAATTGAATGTTCTTCAACCTTCCAGACAAGGTTTTGCTTCCCATCTTCCATCTGTGCCGGGTTTAATATTACAGGAATTGAAGCAGGCCAAGTTGAATTTAACCAGAACTACTGTTGATCTCGCTGATGTCCGAACTTCTGTAGAATCGCTCAATAAGAAGTTAGAGAAGGAAAGAATCTCACTTGAGAAAACACGTGAGAGGTTAGCTCAAAATACTTCAAAAATATCTTCTCTTGAGGAAGAGCTAAACCATACCAGATTAAGGCTGCAAATAGCAAAAGGGGCTGAAATTAAAGATGCTTCAGATGATCCTTCGGTTATTACTAGAGAGCTCCAGCGATTGAGTTCTGAGGCCgagaatttcaaaataatggGAGAATCTGCAAAAGCAGAAGTTCTGAGAACCATGTCCGAGATTGAACAGACAAAAACCATGATAAGAACTGCTGAAATCAGATTGGTTGCAGccagaaaaatgaaagaagctGCTAGAGCTGCAGAAGCTTTTGCCCTTGTAGAAATTAACGCATTATCTAATCATGAAAATGAGAGTTTACCTGGAAATCAGATTACTCTTTCATTTGAAGAGTATACCGCTCTGACATGCAAAGCCCATGATGCAGAGGAACAATCTAGGAAGAGAGTTGCAAATGCAATGCTTGAAGTTGATGAAACAAATTTGTCAAACATGGACATTTTGAAAAGGGTAGAAGAAGCTACAGAGGAAGTTAAAACCAGCAAGAAGGCCCTAGAAGAAGCTCTGGAAAGGGTAGAAGCTGCAAATAGAGACAAGGTAGAGGTTGAAGAGGCTTTAAGGAATTGGCGCTCGGAGGGTCACAAAAGACGCTCTATACAAAACCCCACCAAGTTCAAAACCTCTTGTTCCTCTCATCATTGGAGAGATCCTCGGTTACTAGATGTTAATGGATTAAATCTGGTAAATGATGAAGCAAAGCCCGTTCTAAAGTCAACCCTATCAATAGGACAAATACTTAGCAGAAAGCTGCTTCAACCACAAGAGTGTGAAGCTGGAGAAAGAATCTCAATGAAACAGAATGTGTCTCTGGGTCAGATGCTTGGTAAACAAAACATTGATCCACCAATTGACAGACAAATTGAGAAAGGAACTAGCCGTAAGCTGTTTTCTACCAAGAGAAATAAATTTGGATTTGCACGTTTCTCTCATATTTTGTCAAAACAgcagaagaataagaagaagcCAACCCTGAATTTGAGGTGA